ACCGACTCCAGGGGCGTGGGCGCGCCCTTCAGCGCGATCGCTTCGTCGAACTTGCGCTCCAGTTCCTCGCGCGACAGATTCGGATTCAGATCCTGCGGACCGATCTGCAGGAACTGCTCGCGCGACAGCCCGAACATGCGGCAGGCCATGTCGTTGACGTCGATGTAGCGCATCGTCCGGCGGTCGATCAGGAAGATGCCGTCGCGCGCCATGTCGATGGCGGCGCGAAACCGCAGCAGCGCTTCCTCGGCCTGCTGGCGCTGCGTGATGTCGCGCGCCCCCGCCACGATCAGCTCCCGGTCACCGATCCTGAGGTAGTGCCGGTAGACTTCGACCGGAACGACGCCGCCGTCCTTGCGGCGCAGGTGGCGGGTGACGGGATCGATCTGCGAGCGCCGCGCACCGCGCGCCCGCACTTCGCGATAGATTTTTCTGAGCTCGGCTTCGTTAAAGCCGACGTTGATCTCGCGCGGCCCCATTCCGAGCAGCTCCTCGCGCGCGTAACCGAGCAGCCGGCAAGTGGTCTCGGTCACGTCGACGTAGCGCAGCGAATCAAAATCGATCAAGAAGATGGCGTCGGCCGCGATATCCATTGCCGCGCGGAACCGGATCAGATCCTCCTGTGCGCGCTTGCGCTCGGTGATGTCCATGATGAAGCCTTCGATGGCTTCCACCGATCCGTCGGACCGGAAAACCGCGGCACCCTTCTCTGAGACCCAGCGCACCGCTCCCGAGCGATGCGTGATCCGGTACTCGATTTCGAAGCGCGTGCCGCGGCTCAGCGCCGCGTCGACCTCGGCCCTGACCCGCCCCCGGTCCTCGGCCCGAATGATGCGGTTGAAGGACGCCACCCGGTTGTGGACCAGCTCGTCGGCCCGGAAGCCGGTCAGATCGAAACAGCCTTCGCTGACGAATTCCAGGGTCCACTCGCTGTCGTTGCGGCAGCGATAGACCATGCCCGGCAGATTGCTCATCAGCGCACGAAACCGCGCCTGCGCGCCGCGCGGCAACGGAGGCTGTACCGGCCCCAGCGAAGACCGCCGCACGAGCCACCAGGCAAGCGCGCAGGCACTCAGCGCCGCAAAGAGGGCAAGATCGGTGGGCGCCATGGGCTTGGGTGCAGCCAGCGGACAGGATCGAAGGTCGCGTGCATTCGCGAGGTCCCGGAATCGTAGTGTAGCCCCAGCGGACCGGTAGCCAGTGCCGGGAAAAGCATTGGCCGGCGCGCCTTAAAACCTCGGGACCCCCGGCCCACCTCGAGCGTCGGCGGGTTGCCGAAGCCGCGGACCCTCATCGATCGCCGCGCATGCAACAAGAATGGTCCCGTGGGGCCGTTCTCATTGCGTGGAGCGGGTGATGGGAATCGAACCCACGTCTAAAGCTTGGGAAGCTTTCGTTCTACCATTGAACTACACCCGCGCCGGTTCGAATTCTACGTCAGACCGCCCGCAAAGGCAGTCCCCGGCCCAGCGGCGGCTGCGGCCGCCCGGGTCCCGCCGCACGGGCGCGCGGCGAGCGTGGCGCCATGGCTTTCTACCCTCGCCCCTCGGCCGCATGCTAGGATGCAGCCGTTGCAGAATGTCTGTTGTGTCGAGGTGATCGGACTGACCATCAACGGCGAGCGCCGGCAGTTCTCCGAGCCCTTGTCGATGCGCGAGCTGATCGACCGATTGGCGCTGAGCGGCAAGCGCTTCGCCATCGAACGCAACGGGGAACTCGTGCCGCGCAGCCAGTTGGAGTCCATCGAGCTGGCCGACGGTGACACGCTGGAGATCGTGGTCGCAGTCGGCGGCGGATGAAAAAGCGACCGACTTTCGAGACTGACCGCTTGTAGCTGCCAGCCGAGCCACTGCCCATCTGCTACTTGTCGTCGGACTTGTTCATGGATCAATTGCTCATCGCCGGCCGTGCCTACGGCTCGCGCTTGCTGGTCGGCACCGGCAAATACCGCGACTTCGCCCAGACGCGCGAAGCCATCGAGGCGAGCGGCGCGCAGATCGTCACGGTCGCGATCCGGCGCACCAACATCGGCCAGAATCCGAACGAGCCGAATCTGCTCGATGTCCTGCCGCCCTCGCGGTTCACCATCCTGCCCAATACGGCCGGCTGCTACAACGCGCAGGACGCGGTGCGCACGCTGCGCCTTGCACGCGAGCTGCTCGACGGACATGACCTGGTAAAGCTGGAAGTGCTCGGCGATCCGCACACACTGTATCCGAACGTGGTGGAAACGCTGGCCGCCGCGGAGATCCTGGTGCGCGAAGGCTTCAAGGTCATGGTCTATACCTCGGACGATCCGGTGATCGCCAAGCGGCTGGAGGAGATCGGCTGCGTGGCGGTGATGCCGCTCGCCTCGCTGATCGGCTCCGGAATGGGCATCCTCAACCCTTGGAACCTGGAGATCATCCTGTCCAACGCCAAGGTCCCGGTGCTGGTCGACGCCGGCGTGGGCACGGCCTCGGACGCGGCCATCGCGATGGAATTGGGCTGTGACGGGGTGCTGATGAACACGGCCATCGCGGCCGCGAGAGATCCGGTGCGCATGGCCCGCGCCATGAAACTCGCGGTGGAAGCGGGTCGCGAAGCGTTTCTCGCCGGACGCATGGCGAAGAAGGGCTACACGGCTGCGCCCAGCTCTCCCACGCACGGCCTCATCGCGCCGGCCGCGCCCAAAGGCAAGGCCGCCTGAACGCAACGCTTGCATGCCGCGGCCGCGCTGCGCGTGGCTGCGGCAGGATTCGCGCCTCGTGAATGCCCGTGTCCGTCCCGTCCGCAGCTACGTCCTTCGCCAGGGCCGCATGTCGAGCGCGCAGCGCCGGGCCTGCGAGGCCCTGCTGCCGCTGTACGGTGTGGCCTATCGACCGGAGCGGCTCGACCTCGATCGCCTGTTCGGGCGCTGCGGCCCGAAGGTCCTGGAGATCGGTTTCGGCATGGGCGAGACCACCGCGCGCATCGCCCACGATCACCCGGATTGCGATTACCTGGGCATCGAAGTGCACGCGCCGGGTGTGGGCGCGCTGCTGCGCAGGATCGCGGACCTCCGGCTGCGCAACGTGCGCATCGTCCAGCACGACGCGGTCGAGGTGGTGCGCGACATGATCGCCCCGGCCTGCCTGGCGGGCGTGCACGTGTTTTTTCCCGATCCCTGGCCGAAGAAGCGCCACCACAAGCGCCGTCTGCTGCAACCGGATTTTGTGCGAGCGCTGGCGCTGCGCATCGCGCCCGGAGGTTATCTGCACGTAGCCACCGACTGGAAGGATTACGCCGATCAGATTCTCGGCGTGCTCTCCGCGGAGCCCCTGCTCGAGAATTCGGCACCTGACTTCGCGCCGCGACCCGGCTACCGACCGATGACCAAGTTCGAAACCCGCGGGCTGGCGCTCGGTCACGGCGTCTGGGATCTCGTGTTTATCCGCCGCTCGGGCTGAGCGCGCGGAACACGACGGCACTTGCGACGTGGCCGTCGCTACCGTCGCCGGTCAATCCAGGCGCGGAGTGCGATACAGCATCCGGCCCGCAACGCGGATCTCCGTGTCCACGAGATAGGCGGCGGCGGCCGCCGTGTCGATCTCCATTCCCAGGCCGGGCGCCTCCGGCAGACGGATCAGCCCGTCGGCGTCCGGCAGCAGATGGTTGCGCGTGATCGCCAAGGCGAGCGGTTTGGGCTCGGCCGGGTACTCGCAGATTTCGTGATGAGCGATGCCGGCGTAGGGCTGCAGGGAGGCCGACAGCGCCAGATGCGACGTAAAGGTGTGGTTGACGTAGGTCACGCCCCTGGCGAGCGCATAGTCGGCGACCTGCTTGGCCACACTGATGCCGCCGACGCGACCGGCGTCGATCTGCACGTAGCGCAGTCCGGCGTAGTCGATCATGTGCCGGGCCATGAAGAAGTTGTGGCAGCCTTCGCCGCCCGCGAGCCCCACCGGTCCACTCTCCGCCGACAACTGCCGGTACTCCTCCAGCGCGCCCGACACGAACGGTTCTTCGAGCCAGGCGGCTCCCACGCGGAGCAGCGCCGGCAGCCGCCGACGCGCGGCGTCCAGATCGGCGTTCCACACCGTGCCGGCATCCACCAGCAGCACGCCGTCCTCGCCCAGGCCCTCGCGCGCCGCCGCCAGTTGCGCCGTGTCCTGCGCCACCGAATCGCGCCCGAACGGCCCCCACCCGAACTTGGCGGCACGAAATCCTTTGCCGCGTGCGGCACGCGCCTTGGCCAGCGTTTCTTCCGGCGTGTGGCCGAATAGCACCGAAAAATACGGCGTCTTCGGAAAGGGGCGCGCCCAGCCGAGCAGCCGCCACACCGGTTCGGACAGGCGCTTGCCCAGCAGATCCCACAAAGCCATGTCGATGCCGGACAAGGTGTGATCGGCTTGCAGCAGATCCAGGCTGTTGGCACGCACCGCATTGCCGATGCGGCGAATGTCCTCCGGATCGTCGATCGGCGCCCCCAGCACGGAGTCAGCCACAGGTTTGCAGGCGCTGTGCGACATCGGGCATACCAGGCTCGCGATCGAGGGCAGCGGCGCCGCCTCGCACTCGCCGTAGCCCACCCAGCCCCCTGCGCTGACTCGAACCAGCAACGCATCCTGGCTGCCATCGCCGATGTCGAGCACCTCCGGCATCGACAGGTAGAAGAAGTCGATCGCTTCGACCCGCATTTGTCGTGCGCCAAGACCGCTATCGAAGAAAAAGCTGCAGCAACTCGTTCAGAAAGCGCTGACCGCGCGCCGTGGGCCGCAGCCGCAGAGCATCGCTTTCGATCAGGCCCCGACGCTGCGCTTCTTCCAGCGCAGGGAGCACCTCGGTCAGCGGCAGGCCGGTCCGCTCCACAAAGAGCCGGGTCGGCACGCCGTCGATCAGGCGCAGGGCGTTCATCATGAACTCGAACGGCAGCGCCTGCACCGAGACTTCCTCCGAACTCTGCAACGGCTGGCCCGCGAGCACACGCTCCATGTACTCGCGCGGGTGCTTCCACCGCGTCTCGCGCACGATCCGGTCGGCGGACGAAATCTTGCCGTGCGCACCCGCGCCGATCCCCACGTAGTCGCCGAAGGTCCAGTAATTGAGGTTGTGGCGGGCCTCGCGACCCGGCCGGGCGAAAGCCGAAGTCTCGTAGTGGCGATAGCCGTACTCGGCGGCAAGCTGCTCGATCGCCTCCTGCATGTCGGCCGCCACGTCCTCGTCGGGAAGCTGTGGCCGATAGCGATGAAAACAGGTGTTGGGCTCGATCGTGAGGTGGTAGAAAGACAGATGCGCCGGACGGCTGGCCAGCGCAGCGCGCGCGTCGGCCAGCGCTTCGTCGAGGCTCTGCCCGGGCAGCGCATACATCAGGTCGAGATTGATGTTGTCGAAATGGCGCAAAGCGATCTCGATCGCGCGCCGGGCCTGTTGCTCGTCGTGAATCCTGCCCAGAGTCGCCAGGTGGCGGCGATCGAAACTCTGAATGCCGAGCGACAAGCGGTTCACCCCGGCCGCGCGAAAGCCGGCGAACTTGGCCGCTTCGACCGTTCCGGGATTGGCCTCCAGCGTAACCTCCGCTTCGGAATCCACGCGCAGCCGGGCCCGGATTGCGCTGAGAAGCTGCTCCACGGCGCGCACCGATAACAGTGAAGGCGTGCCCCCGCCGAGGAAGATCGAATGCAGTGTCCGGCCCCGGATCGACGGCAGCGCGTGCTCCAGGTCGGCAGTCAGCGCGCGAATGTATCGTAGCTCGAGCGCAGGATCGAGTTCGGCCACTTCTTTCCTGGCTGCGTGAAGAGGACGGCCGTGAGCCGCTACTGGGCGTGCATTGAATTGCCCCCCGGGTTCGGCGGGCAGCGCCTCGGGGCGGGTAGGCGGCCGCAGCTCGTGGGAATTGAAGTCGCAATAGGGACACTTGCGCACGCACCACGGCACGTGCACGTACAGCCCCAACGGTGGCAGAACCGCGAGTTGCGGTCCCGGGCGCGCGCCGTAGGGGAGTACGGGAACCGTTGACATGGATGGAATCGGAGCAGCGCTGTCGTGCGTCAACGACAGGTTCGCGGTTGCCGAAGGCATCCGAAGTATCTCACTATTGCGCGGGCGCCACCCACCATGCCCTAATAGCGCGGCGCTGCCGCCTCGCGCGAACAACTTCGGAGGTGACAATGTCTCGTTCTGCCTTGCGGATCTGCCTGTGCCTGATCGCTCTCCCGCTTGCGGGCTGCGCTGCGAAGAGCCTGCAACCGACCACGATGGCGCTCAAGTACCAGTCGACCGAAGACCCGTCTGCCACGCCGCTGGTGCAGCCCTGTGCGGCGCTCTCGGCGCTCAAGATCGAGGACGCGCGCCGCGGCGGAGAACCGGGCAAGCGCTGGCTGGAGCGGCAACCGGCGATGGAGCAACCGATCTCCCTGTCCGGCGATCCGCTGCCGTGGTTCCGGCAGGCCGTGGATCTGCACCTGCGGCGCGCCGGGCTGCTCACCAACGCTGCGGGCAAACCCGCCGGCCACATGCGACTGGAACAGATCTCCATGTCGGAGCAGGTGTACCTGCGGGCCTCTTACAACGGGCGGGTCACGCTTTCGCTGGACCTGATCTCGGCGGCCAGCGGTCGGACATGCTGGAGCGCGCGCGTCACCGGCTTCGCCGAGAATCGCGGCTATCCGGGCAGCACCGAAAACTACAACGAAACGCTCAATCAGGCGCTCGACAAGGCCCTGATTCAGCTCTTGGGCTCTGCCGAGCTGTCGGCCAACCTGTGCGGCAAGTGCTGAGGCCCGAGCCGGGTCGACCGGGTCATCCCCGTGCCCGCAGCGCGGCGGCAAGCGCCGCCAAGGCCTTGCCGCGGTGACTGACTCGATTCTTGCGCTCCGGGGAAAGCTCGGCTGCGCTCAGGCCTGAGGCGGGGTCGAGAAACAGGGGGTCATAGCCGAAACCGCCGGCCCCACGGGGCGCGCGCAGGATCTCGCCGTGCCATTCACCCTCGCCGATCAGCGGGCGAGGATCCCGGGCGTGGCGCATCAGCACGACGACGCAATAGTAGTACGCGCGGCGGTCGTCCTCGTTCTCCAGCATCGCCAGCAGGCGCTGGTTGTTGCGCTCATCGGATCTAGGCTCCCCGGCGAAGCGCGCCGATAGCACGCCGGGCGCCCCGCCGAGCGCCTCCACGCAGACGCCGGAATCGTCGGCCAGCGCAGGCAGTCCCGTAATCAACGCCGCGTGGCGGGCCTTGGCGAGCGCGTTCTCGATGAATGTCTCATGCGGTTCATCGGCTTCGCGCACGTTGAATGCCGCCTGCACGACAAGTTCGATCTCCAGCGGCGCGAGGATCTCGGCAATTTCGCGCAACTTCCCCGCATTGCCGCTGGCGACCACAAGTTTCTTGATCATGCCACTGAAGAGACAGAGTACCGGGAAACTCCGATCCGCAACGAACCGGCCAGGGCAGGCGGTAGAGATGTTCCCTTCCAGGAGTTCTTGCTGTTCCTGACGGCTCACCCGGGTTTGGAGCTCGCGAGGCTTCTGCCGCCGAACTCACACGCCCAATGCCGCGCGCTGCGCGGCGATGAGCCGAGCGATGCCTTGCTGCGCGAGCACGAGCATGGCGTCGAGTTGGGCGCGGCTGAAAGCCTCGCCTTCCGCCGTGCCCTGCACCTCCACGATACCGCCGTCGCCCGTCATGACCACATTCATGTCCGTGCTGCAGGCCGAATCCTCCGCATAGTCCAGGTCCAGTACCGGAGCGCCCTGGTAAAGCCCTACCGACACGGCGGCCACGAAATCCCGGACGGGAAATTGCGCGATCACCCGTCGCTCCCACAGCGTGCGTGCCGCATCGTGCAAGGCCACGAACGCGCCGGTGATCGCGGCGGTGCGCGTGCCGCCGTCGGCCTGAATCACGTCGCAATCGATCTGGATCGTGCGCTCGCCCAGGGCGCCGAGGTCGGTCACTGCGCGCAGGCTGCGTCCGATCAGCCGCTGAATTTCCATCGTGCGACCGGACTGCCTGCCCCGGGCGGCCTCGCGCTCCGTGCGCGTGACGGTCGCCCGCGGCAGCATGCCGTACTCCGCGGTGAGCCACCCACGCCCCAGCCCCTTCAGGAACGGGGGCACCTTGTCCTCCACGCTCGCCGTGCACAGCACCTGCGTATCGCCGAAATGAATCAGCACAGATCCTTCCGGATACCGCGTGTAGCGGCGCTGGATCGACACCTCGCGCAGTTGGTCCGGCTCGCGCCCGCTCGGTCGCATCGGCTTCCCGCATGACGATGAAGTATGTGGAACGGCTGGTACCGGAGTGCCCGTTTGGATTCACCGGACCGTTCGAGATTCTATGATATCTTTCGACGTCCGCGATCGTTGCGGCCCTTTTTCTCTCGACGGCGCGACTTCAGATGATTCTGAGCATGACCGGTTATGCGGCGGTGACCGGTGAGCTGCCGGGCGGCAGCCTGAATCTGGAGCTGCGCTCGGTCAATCATCGCTATCTCGACCTGCAATTCCGGATTCCCGACGACCTGCGCATGATCGAAGCCGCGCTGCGTGAGCGTCTGACCGCGCGCATCTCGCGCGGCAAGGTGGAATGCCGGATCGGCTTCAACCGCTCGCCCGCGGGCCCCTCGCTCCCGCAGCTCAACGAGGAGCTGCTGCTGCAGCTCGGCCAGCTCGACGAAAAGGTGCGCAGCGCGCTGCCCGCCGCGGCACCGCTCGGCGTCAACGATGTACTGCGCTGGCCAGGCGTGCTGGGCAACGACACGCTGGCGATCGACGAACTGCAGCAACGCTGTCTGCAGATGCTCGATCGCGCCCTGGAGGATTTCACTGCGGCGCGGGCCAGGGAAGGCGAGAAACTGAAGGCGGTCCTGCTGGAGCGCATCGAGCGCATGCAGGCTCTCCTGCGCGCCATTGCGCCGCGCGTCCCCCAGATCATCGCGACCTATCAGGAGAAGCTGTCCGCCCGGCTCAAGGAGGCAATGCTCGACCCGGAAAGCGAACGCCTCAGGCAGGAGCTGGCCATGTTCGCGGCGAAGATCGACATCGACGAAGAGATGGATCGGCTCCTGGCGCACCTGGCCGAGTTGCGCCGCATTCTGGACAGGGGCGGGGCGGTCGGCAAGCGGCTCGATTTCCTCATGCAGGAACTGAACCGCGAGGCCAATACTCTGGGGTCGAAGTCGGTGGACCTGGAAGTCACGCAGAGCGCGATGGAGCTGAAGGTCCTCATCGAGCAGATGCGCGAGCAGATTCAGAACATCGAGTGATGCGCCGGACGCCAGCGGGTGGCAAACCGTCCCTGGGTCGCGGCTCGCCAAGCGCTCCGGGAGTCCGCGCGGGGTGCGGTGCAGTCCACCGTTCGTGGCACGCATGAACGGCAACGTGTTCATCGTGTGTGCGCCGTCCGGCGCCGGCAAGACCACGCTGGTCAATGCTCTGCTCCAGAGCGATCCGCGCGTGCATCTGTCCGTGTCCTACACGACGCGAGCGCCACGCCCTGGCGAGATCGAGGGCCGGCATTATCATTTCGTCACGCGCCGGGAGTTCGAGAGAATGCTGGAGGCGGGTGAGTTCCTGGAGAGCGCGGAAGTCCACGGCAATCTGTATGGCACCTCCCAGCGCTGGATCCGGGAGCAGCGCAACGCGGGCCACGACGTTCTGCTGGAGATCGACTGGCAGGGCGCACAGCAGGTGCGCCGGCTCATCCCCGACGCGATCGGCATCTTCATCCTGCCGCCGTCGGCCGAGGTGTTGAGAGCCAGACTCGTCAATCGCGGCGCCGACAGTCCCGAGGTCATCGAGCGGCGGCTCGCCGCGGCCAGAGAGGAGATCTCGCACGTCGGAGAATTCGACTATGTTATTATCAACAACGACTTCGACGAGGCGCTGGAAGATCTGGCGAGTGTGGTGCGGGCGTCGCGACTGCGCGCCGGCGCGCAATTGTCCCGCCACATAGAGCTCGTCAACCGTCTTCTGAAGTGAGTGGCGTATGGCACGAATCACCGTCGACGACTGTCTGAAGAGCATACCGAACCGCTTCGAACTGACGCTGGCCGCGACCTATCGCGCGCGCCAGATCGCGATGGGTGCCGCGCCGCTGTTGGAAGCCAACAAGGACAAGCCCACCGTGATCGCCCTGCGCGAGATCGCGGCCGGCAAAGTCGGCAAGGAAGTGCTTAAGGCCAAGACCTGAAGTTTCCAGGAGCTTTCCCCGGGAGGGCTGTTCACCGCCGTTCCCCGCCCATGACCCCTCCGCCGGCGGCCCAGACCGCCGTTTCCCCGCCCCCCAAGTCCGCGGATGCACTGTTCGTGGACGCAGCCAGCTACCTCAAGCCGGAAGACGTCGCGCAACTGAAAAGCGCCTATCTGTTCAGCGAGCAGGCGCACCGCGGGCAGTTTCGCATGACCGGCGATCCGTACATTTCGCACCCGGTCGCGGTCGCCCATATCCTCGCGCAATGGCACCTCGACGGGCAGGCGCTCACCGCGGCCCTGCTGCACGATGTGATGGAAGACACCGCCGTCACCAAGAACGAAATCAGCGAGAAGTTCGGCAGGATGGTCGCCGAACTGGTCGACGGAGTCTCCAAGCTCGACAAGATCGAATTCGAATCGCAGGAACAGCAGCAGGCTGAGAACTTCCGCAAGATGCTGCTGGCGATGGCACGCGACGTGCGCGTGATCCTCATCAAGCTGGCCGACCGACTGCACAACATGCGCACGCTGGATGCGATGCATCCGCAGAAGCGCGCCCGCATCGCGCGCGAGACCCTGGAAATCTACGCCCCGATCGCCAACCGTCTGGGGCTGAACAATCTCTACCAGGAGCTGCAGGAGCAGGCATTCCGGCATCTGTATCCGAACCGCCACGCCGTGCTGTCCAAGGCGCTCGCCCGCGCGCGCGGCAACCGCCGCGAGGTGGTGGACAAGATCCTCGATTCCATCCGGCAGAAGCTCGCGGAAAGCGGCATCGAGGCGCTGGTCTCCGGGCGCGAGAAGAACATCTACAGCATCTACAAGAAGATGCTGGAGAAGAATCTGTCGTTCGCGGAGGTCTACGACATCTACGGCTTTCGCGTGATCGTCAAGGACGTCGCCTCGTGCTACGTGGCGCTCGGCGCATTGCACCAGCTCTACAAGCCGATCCCCGGAAAATTCAAGGATTACATCGCGATTCCGAAAGCCAACGGCTACCAGTCGCTGCACACGACCTTGTTCGGCCCCTTCGGCACTCCGCTGGAGGTCCAGATCCGCACGCTTGAAATGCACAAGATCGCGGAGGCGGGGGTGGCGTCGCATTGGCTGTACAAGGAAAGCGGCGCCTCGCTCTCGGATCTGCAGACCAAGACCCATCAGTGGCTGCAAAGCCTGCTGGAGCTGCAGTCCGAGTCCGGCAACTCCGCGGAGTTTCTCGAGCACCTGAAAGTCGACCTGTTCCCGGACGAGGTCTACGTCTTCACGCCCAAGGGCAAGATCATGGCGTTGCCGCACGGCGCGACCTGCGTGGATTTCGCCTACGCCGTGCACACCGATATCGGCAATCGCTGTGTGGCGGCAAAGGTCAACCACGAGCTGGTGCCACTGCGCACCGAGTTGAGAAACGGCGACCGGGTGGAGATCATCACCGCCGCCCATGCCAAGCCGAACCCCTCCTGGCTGAACTTCGTGGTCACGGGCAAGGCGCGTTCGCATATCCGCCACTTCCTGAAGACCATGCAGTACGAGGAGTCGGTGCAGCTCGGCGAACGGCTGCTCCATCAGGCCCTGGTTGCACTCAGGTCCGGCCCCGACGAAATCACCGACGCCAACTGGGAAAGGCTGCTCAGGGAAACGGGAAACAAGTCGCGGCAGGAAGTGCTGGCCGATATCGGGCTGGGCAAGCAACTCGCGATCGTCGTGGCGCGCAAGCTGCTGTCGATCGGGGAGCAGAAGGAAGGCAGGGAAGAATTGCCGGGCACGCTGGTAATCCGCGGCTCGGAAGGCATGGCGTTACAGTTCGCCAAATGTTGCCATCCCATTCCCGGCGATCCGATCATCGGTTTCCTGCGCAAGGGCCATGGACTGGTCATTCATACTCACGATTGCCCGGTGGCGCGCAAGACCCGCGGCGACCCCGAAAAGTGGATGGACGTGGAATGGGCGCCGGACACGCGAAAGCTCTTCGCGGTCAGCATCAAGCTCGTGGTGGCCAACCAGCGCGGAGTGCTGGCCAAGGTCGCGGCGGAAATCGCCGAGACCGGGTCCAACATCGACAACGTGAGTCTGCAGCCGGGCGATTCCTCGGCCTACAGCATCATCGATTTCACGCTGCAGGTCAGCAACCGCCTGCACCTCGCTCGAATCATGCGCAGCCTGCGGCGGATTCCGGAAGTCATCCGCATTACGCGACTGAAGGGTTGAGGAGCTTGACCCGCGTCAAGGATCGACCGCACGTGCGCCCTATAATCCGCTTTGTCTCGGTCATCGAGGTCTGGTCATGAAGCGCTGGATTGCGGCCTGCGTGCTCGCCGGCCTGTTGGGCGTCATTGGACCGGCGCGCGGCGCCGAGGAGCAGATGTCCCGGCCACCGCGCAGCGAGTCGCTCGAGCTGCCGGGGCTCACCGCCGGCTGTCACGTCTGCGAGTGGCGCCCCAAGCTGAACCAGAAGGCAGCGGTCGAGCAGTGCGGTACCGATGAAGCCGGCCAGGCGAGGATCGGCATCTTCGAGTGTGGATTTTCCGAGGACTGCCAGCGCGTGTGCCACTTCATTCGCTGCGGCACGCTCTGACTGCCCCAATTTCCCTCGGTAGGGCCGGTCATTGCACCGGCGGGGCGGGCGTGGGGCTGCCCGTCACCGCCCGGCGACGAAACGATCTCCAAGTCTGGCCCCAGCCCCGGGGCGCAATCCAGTCTCGGATCGCAACTCTTTGAGCAGACGACCAAAACGGCCTTTGGCATGGCGGTTGCCAAAGCATCGATCGCTCATTGTGTTGCAAGGAAGACCCAATGCTGGACCCTCTCTCTCATCTCACCGATCGTCCCGTTCGCAGTCTGCTGAATGTGCTGCAGGAAGGCGTACAGACGTTGTTTCTGCTGTTGCTGGTCTGCCTGTTGGCCCTCGGACTGGGCGGGCTGGTCTACAAAGCCGTCGGCCCCGAGGGCTGGCTCGAAGCGACCCTCGGCCGCATCTGGCACGCCGAACCCGTGTACGCCATCGTCTTGGCCACAGCTCTTGTGCTCGGTGGCGTCTGGGTCCGGTGGCGCATCGAGAAACTGCCTTTGTTCGGCAAGGGCGG
This portion of the Burkholderiales bacterium genome encodes:
- the rpoZ gene encoding DNA-directed RNA polymerase subunit omega, with the protein product MARITVDDCLKSIPNRFELTLAATYRARQIAMGAAPLLEANKDKPTVIALREIAAGKVGKEVLKAKT
- a CDS encoding bifunctional (p)ppGpp synthetase/guanosine-3',5'-bis(diphosphate) 3'-pyrophosphohydrolase; this encodes MTPPPAAQTAVSPPPKSADALFVDAASYLKPEDVAQLKSAYLFSEQAHRGQFRMTGDPYISHPVAVAHILAQWHLDGQALTAALLHDVMEDTAVTKNEISEKFGRMVAELVDGVSKLDKIEFESQEQQQAENFRKMLLAMARDVRVILIKLADRLHNMRTLDAMHPQKRARIARETLEIYAPIANRLGLNNLYQELQEQAFRHLYPNRHAVLSKALARARGNRREVVDKILDSIRQKLAESGIEALVSGREKNIYSIYKKMLEKNLSFAEVYDIYGFRVIVKDVASCYVALGALHQLYKPIPGKFKDYIAIPKANGYQSLHTTLFGPFGTPLEVQIRTLEMHKIAEAGVASHWLYKESGASLSDLQTKTHQWLQSLLELQSESGNSAEFLEHLKVDLFPDEVYVFTPKGKIMALPHGATCVDFAYAVHTDIGNRCVAAKVNHELVPLRTELRNGDRVEIITAAHAKPNPSWLNFVVTGKARSHIRHFLKTMQYEESVQLGERLLHQALVALRSGPDEITDANWERLLRETGNKSRQEVLADIGLGKQLAIVVARKLLSIGEQKEGREELPGTLVIRGSEGMALQFAKCCHPIPGDPIIGFLRKGHGLVIHTHDCPVARKTRGDPEKWMDVEWAPDTRKLFAVSIKLVVANQRGVLAKVAAEIAETGSNIDNVSLQPGDSSAYSIIDFTLQVSNRLHLARIMRSLRRIPEVIRITRLKG